Proteins encoded together in one Pontiella desulfatans window:
- a CDS encoding ATP-binding cassette domain-containing protein, which yields MMSSETIISVENMTARYGERLVLDSVSLEVNRGEIFVILGGSGCGKSTLLKHMIGLYKPCAGDIRIGDVSVVSSKGAERDALIRRFGVMYQSGALFGSMTLLENICLPLEEFTELGREARELVARMKLSLVGLADFANHMPSEISGGMKKRAAIARAMALDPEILFLDEPSAGLDPVTADELDELIIQLSRSLNITFVIVTHELPSIYKIADRIIMLDARTKKIIAEGNPAELRETAKDVWVRNFFNRKSESVTSDT from the coding sequence CTGATGAGTAGCGAAACCATAATCTCCGTGGAAAACATGACCGCGCGCTATGGCGAGCGGTTGGTGCTGGACTCGGTTTCGCTTGAGGTCAACCGTGGGGAAATCTTTGTGATCCTGGGCGGGTCGGGCTGTGGCAAGTCGACCTTGCTCAAGCATATGATCGGGCTCTACAAACCCTGCGCGGGCGACATCCGGATTGGTGATGTGAGCGTTGTTTCCTCCAAGGGGGCGGAGCGCGATGCGCTCATCCGGCGCTTCGGCGTGATGTACCAGAGCGGTGCGCTGTTCGGTTCGATGACGCTGCTCGAAAACATCTGCCTACCGTTGGAGGAGTTCACGGAGCTGGGCAGGGAGGCGCGCGAGCTGGTCGCCCGAATGAAACTGAGCCTTGTCGGTTTGGCCGACTTCGCCAACCACATGCCGTCCGAAATCAGCGGCGGAATGAAAAAGCGTGCGGCAATTGCGCGCGCCATGGCGCTCGATCCGGAAATCCTGTTTCTCGACGAACCCTCGGCCGGGCTCGACCCGGTGACCGCCGACGAATTGGACGAGTTGATCATCCAGCTTTCGCGCTCGCTCAACATCACGTTTGTCATCGTGACCCACGAGCTACCGAGCATCTACAAGATCGCCGACCGGATCATCATGCTCGATGCCCGCACCAAGAAAATCATTGCCGAGGGCAACCCGGCGGAACTACGCGAGACCGCCAAGGATGTTTGGGTGCGCAATTTTTTCAACCGAAAGAGTGAAAGCGTAACGAGTGATACGTAA
- a CDS encoding MlaD family protein, translated as MSSKPHYFAIGIFVLAATALGLVGIVLISSDAMSSPENFVETYVDESVQGIEVGTPFKLRGVKVGSVCKIAMVSAVYETDKMYVMIRVALDRDAMDFEEKSLETRVREQVKRGLRFKLVPQGITGLSFLEADLFPDTDSDPLVIDWDPDFIYVPSTPATMTLISRSLEKLSAQLDTLDLTAIGNNIEAITSNLNVSVEHVEELTGNAARASDEVIGNIRIASADLPTITSNLTETTEQLEALITSSDRDVDQVLSNLRYITDDARELIRMLKRHPGMLLSEPPDANLSTGGRK; from the coding sequence ATGAGCAGTAAACCACACTATTTCGCGATCGGCATTTTTGTGCTGGCGGCCACGGCGCTGGGGCTGGTAGGCATTGTGTTGATCAGTTCCGATGCCATGAGCTCTCCGGAAAACTTTGTTGAAACCTACGTGGATGAATCGGTGCAGGGGATCGAGGTCGGGACGCCGTTCAAGTTGCGCGGGGTGAAGGTCGGTAGCGTTTGCAAGATCGCCATGGTCTCTGCCGTATATGAAACGGACAAGATGTATGTGATGATTCGCGTGGCCTTGGATCGGGACGCCATGGATTTCGAGGAAAAATCGTTGGAGACCCGGGTGCGGGAGCAGGTGAAGCGAGGGTTGCGCTTCAAACTGGTGCCCCAGGGCATTACCGGGCTTTCGTTCCTCGAGGCCGACCTATTCCCCGACACCGACTCCGATCCCCTGGTGATCGACTGGGACCCCGACTTTATCTATGTGCCCTCGACCCCGGCGACGATGACCTTGATCAGCCGGTCGCTCGAAAAGCTTTCGGCCCAGCTCGATACCCTGGACCTGACCGCGATCGGCAACAATATCGAGGCGATCACCAGCAACCTGAATGTTTCGGTGGAGCATGTCGAGGAGCTCACGGGCAATGCGGCCAGGGCTTCCGATGAGGTGATCGGAAACATACGCATCGCCTCGGCTGATTTGCCGACAATCACCTCGAACCTGACGGAGACCACCGAGCAGCTTGAAGCGCTCATCACCTCCTCGGACCGGGATGTCGACCAGGTTCTTTCCAATCTGCGCTACATCACCGACGATGCCCGCGAATTGATTCGCATGTTGAAACGCCACCCCGGCATGCTGCTCTCCGAGCCGCCGGATGCCAATCTGAGCACGGGAGGGAGGAAATAA
- a CDS encoding iron-sulfur cluster assembly protein has product MLGKKKERFKLQDHNEELFLQVVRSLRMVFDPEIPVNVYDLGLIYNLDVDEDNKVYVRITLTAPNCPEAERIPGNIQKAVAETEGVSDAEVELVFEPPWTRENMSTAALLALGLI; this is encoded by the coding sequence ATGTTAGGAAAAAAGAAAGAACGCTTCAAATTGCAGGATCACAACGAGGAACTGTTCCTCCAGGTGGTCCGGTCGCTACGGATGGTTTTCGATCCGGAGATTCCGGTCAACGTCTACGACCTCGGGCTGATTTACAACCTGGATGTCGATGAGGACAACAAGGTGTATGTTCGCATCACGCTGACTGCCCCGAACTGCCCCGAGGCGGAGCGGATTCCCGGCAACATCCAAAAAGCGGTGGCGGAGACGGAAGGCGTGTCGGATGCCGAGGTTGAGTTGGTTTTCGAGCCGCCCTGGACGCGCGAAAACATGTCCACCGCCGCCCTGCTAGCATTAGGGTTGATTTGA
- the sufU gene encoding Fe-S cluster assembly sulfur transfer protein SufU produces the protein MQNLRELYQEVILDHNKNPRNFRKMEQPDGFAHGNNPLCGDQIDVYLKIRDGVVDDVSFEGAGCAICTSSASMMTIALKGKTEAEAEALFNSFHHALTEDESYPDDVPLGKLEVLTGVKDYPVRVKCATLAWHTFDAALKKLQGEISTE, from the coding sequence ATGCAGAATTTGAGGGAGCTTTACCAGGAGGTCATTCTCGACCATAACAAGAATCCGCGCAACTTCCGCAAGATGGAGCAGCCGGACGGATTCGCCCATGGCAACAATCCATTGTGCGGCGACCAGATCGATGTCTATCTCAAGATCCGGGATGGCGTGGTGGACGATGTCTCGTTCGAGGGTGCCGGTTGTGCCATCTGCACCTCGTCGGCCTCGATGATGACGATTGCCCTGAAGGGCAAGACCGAAGCCGAGGCCGAGGCCTTGTTCAACAGTTTCCACCATGCGCTCACCGAAGACGAAAGCTATCCGGACGATGTGCCGCTCGGCAAGCTGGAGGTGCTCACGGGCGTGAAGGACTATCCCGTACGCGTCAAATGCGCCACGCTCGCCTGGCACACCTTCGATGCGGCTTTGAAGAAGCTTCAAGGTGAGATCTCTACGGAATGA
- a CDS encoding aminotransferase class V-fold PLP-dependent enzyme, producing the protein MSNVAQYDVVSIRNDFPILEREIFGKPLVYLDNAASTQHPVQVINAVKDLYENNYSNVHRGVHTLSQESTNLYDGARVAVRGFINAACVHEVIFTRGATESINLVAQSYARPRLQKGDEILITHMEHHSNIVPWQMVCEQTGAELKVVPISDKGELEMDRFAELLTEKTKLVSVVHVSNALGTVNPVKQIIDAAHAVGVPVLVDGAQAVPHIPVDVKALDADFYVFSGHKIYGPTGVGVLYGKERLLSEMPPYQGGGDMILSVSFEKTTYNQLPYKFEAGTPNIAGVVGLGAAIHYVQKIGLPAIAAHEHGLLEYATHKLEEIDGLRIIGKAGQKAGLISFVLDAVHPHDIGTMLDGEGVAVRAGHHCAQPVMERYGVPATARASFAMYNTFHEIDMLAEAIQKTIQMFE; encoded by the coding sequence ATGAGCAATGTCGCCCAGTATGATGTGGTTTCCATCAGAAACGATTTCCCGATCCTGGAGCGGGAAATCTTCGGTAAACCGCTCGTCTATCTCGACAACGCGGCATCGACCCAGCATCCGGTGCAGGTGATCAACGCGGTTAAGGATCTTTACGAAAACAACTATTCGAACGTCCATCGCGGCGTGCACACGCTAAGCCAGGAATCGACGAACCTGTACGATGGCGCCCGGGTGGCCGTGCGCGGTTTCATCAACGCCGCCTGCGTGCACGAGGTGATCTTTACGCGCGGCGCAACCGAGTCGATCAATTTGGTTGCCCAGAGCTATGCCCGGCCCCGCCTGCAAAAGGGCGACGAAATTTTGATTACCCACATGGAGCACCATTCCAACATTGTACCGTGGCAGATGGTTTGCGAACAGACCGGAGCCGAGCTCAAGGTGGTGCCGATCTCCGACAAAGGTGAGCTGGAGATGGATCGCTTTGCCGAACTGCTAACCGAAAAGACCAAGTTGGTTTCGGTGGTGCATGTTTCCAATGCCCTGGGCACGGTCAACCCGGTGAAGCAGATCATCGACGCCGCGCACGCCGTCGGCGTTCCGGTGCTGGTGGATGGCGCACAGGCCGTGCCGCACATTCCGGTGGATGTGAAGGCGCTGGATGCCGATTTCTATGTGTTTTCCGGCCACAAGATCTATGGGCCAACCGGAGTCGGCGTGCTTTATGGCAAGGAACGGTTGCTCAGCGAAATGCCCCCGTACCAGGGTGGGGGCGATATGATCCTGTCCGTCAGCTTCGAGAAAACAACCTACAACCAGTTGCCCTACAAGTTTGAGGCCGGCACCCCCAATATTGCCGGCGTGGTTGGGCTCGGCGCCGCCATCCACTATGTGCAGAAAATCGGGTTGCCCGCCATCGCCGCGCATGAGCACGGCCTGCTGGAATATGCCACCCACAAGCTGGAGGAAATCGACGGCCTGCGCATCATCGGCAAGGCCGGCCAGAAGGCGGGGTTGATTTCTTTTGTGCTCGATGCGGTTCATCCGCACGATATTGGAACCATGCTCGACGGGGAGGGCGTGGCGGTGCGCGCCGGCCACCACTGCGCGCAACCGGTCATGGAGCGCTATGGCGTCCCGGCAACGGCGCGGGCATCGTTTGCCATGTACAACACCTTCCACGAAATCGATATGTTGGCCGAAGCCATTCAGAAAACCATACAGATGTTTGAGTGA
- a CDS encoding rhomboid family protein: MDLISKLEKRFGSWAIPNLAVYIIAIQVIGVVMLMAQRADYNDLILFGNAVRDQGEWWRLLSFMMLPKTMSPIWLFFTFYIFYLIGNSLERQWGAFRFNLFILCGYLLTVAMAFVNPGAVITNVYFLGCVFLAFATLFPNVEFRIFFVLPVKVKWLGWITVGLYAMTLLAPASGPASAIVVGNKLGVVAAFINYLLFFGKDFVLSFKTGQRRKAFRAESAKTEGEVRHVCAKCGVTEKSDPSMHFRYCSTCGECFCEEHIGNHDHE; the protein is encoded by the coding sequence ATGGATTTGATTTCAAAACTTGAAAAGCGTTTCGGTTCGTGGGCCATCCCCAATTTGGCCGTCTATATCATCGCAATCCAGGTGATCGGCGTGGTGATGTTGATGGCGCAGCGGGCGGATTACAACGACCTGATTCTGTTTGGGAATGCGGTGCGCGACCAGGGGGAATGGTGGCGGCTGCTTTCGTTCATGATGCTTCCGAAGACCATGAGCCCGATCTGGCTGTTCTTCACCTTCTACATCTTCTACCTGATCGGGAATTCGCTGGAGCGGCAGTGGGGGGCCTTCCGGTTCAACCTGTTTATCCTTTGCGGCTATCTGCTGACGGTGGCCATGGCCTTCGTTAATCCGGGGGCGGTGATCACCAACGTATATTTCCTCGGTTGCGTGTTCCTGGCCTTCGCGACGCTGTTCCCGAATGTCGAATTCCGGATCTTTTTCGTCCTTCCGGTCAAAGTGAAATGGCTGGGGTGGATTACGGTCGGGCTCTATGCGATGACCCTCCTGGCTCCGGCAAGCGGGCCGGCTTCGGCCATCGTGGTTGGGAACAAGCTCGGGGTGGTGGCGGCGTTCATCAACTATCTGCTATTCTTCGGCAAGGATTTCGTTCTCTCGTTCAAAACCGGCCAGCGCCGGAAAGCGTTTCGGGCTGAGAGCGCAAAAACGGAGGGGGAAGTCCGGCATGTATGCGCCAAGTGCGGGGTAACGGAGAAAAGCGATCCGTCCATGCACTTCCGCTACTGTTCCACCTGCGGCGAATGTTTCTGCGAAGAGCACATTGGCAACCACGACCACGAATAA
- a CDS encoding P-loop NTPase, translating to MIAEEIVLNELGKIIDPDFQRDIVSLGFVQDMVIDGGTVSFTIELTTPACPLSPVFQKQALDLVGDIPGVDQVLVNMTARKREGRQMSAEESGLKDVKYILAVSSCKGGVGKSTVAAMLAKTLGGRGAKVGLLDADIYGPSVPTLFNLHEAGVRATPDNKFIPHEVDGLKLMSFGFLMGDGPAVIRGPMVAQYMQQLLHGTVWDELDYLVIDMPPGTGDIQLTISQSVQIDASVIVTTPHQLSLTDVRKGIMMFDKVNVPVLGVVENMAYFICDGCDKRHYIFGESGGKDLEERFGLSTIAELPISGTLSGSLDHLAESGMANETTDTIIRALGKKILEKPERPKVDFDAKTITLTWPDGETSTVSNSALRRACSCALCVDEMTRAPLLDPKTIPMDIHAEKIGIIGNYAVMVDWSDGHNTGFFPYSVIRSLAAAQGQKGCGSASCGCAG from the coding sequence ATGATTGCTGAAGAAATTGTTTTGAATGAGCTGGGCAAGATTATCGATCCCGATTTCCAGCGCGACATTGTATCGCTGGGCTTCGTGCAGGACATGGTGATTGATGGGGGAACGGTTTCGTTCACCATCGAGCTGACCACTCCCGCTTGTCCATTGAGTCCGGTCTTCCAGAAGCAGGCGCTCGACCTGGTCGGGGATATCCCCGGCGTTGATCAAGTGCTGGTCAACATGACCGCCCGCAAACGAGAAGGGCGGCAGATGTCGGCCGAGGAGAGCGGCTTGAAGGATGTGAAATATATCCTCGCGGTCAGTTCCTGCAAGGGCGGGGTGGGCAAGTCCACCGTTGCAGCCATGCTCGCCAAGACGCTCGGCGGACGCGGTGCCAAGGTCGGCTTGCTCGATGCCGACATCTATGGCCCCTCGGTGCCCACCTTGTTCAATCTGCACGAGGCTGGGGTGCGCGCCACGCCCGATAACAAGTTTATCCCGCACGAGGTCGATGGCCTAAAGCTAATGTCGTTCGGGTTCCTGATGGGCGATGGCCCCGCCGTGATCCGCGGGCCGATGGTTGCGCAATACATGCAGCAGCTCCTGCATGGCACGGTGTGGGATGAGCTCGACTATCTGGTGATCGACATGCCCCCCGGAACCGGCGACATCCAGCTGACGATTTCCCAGTCGGTTCAGATCGATGCCTCAGTCATTGTGACCACGCCGCACCAGCTCTCGCTGACCGATGTGCGCAAGGGCATCATGATGTTCGACAAGGTGAACGTCCCCGTGCTTGGCGTTGTGGAAAACATGGCCTACTTCATCTGCGACGGCTGCGACAAAAGGCACTATATTTTCGGCGAGTCGGGTGGGAAGGATTTGGAGGAACGCTTTGGCCTTTCCACCATTGCCGAGCTGCCGATCTCAGGAACCCTTAGCGGCTCGCTCGATCACTTGGCCGAAAGCGGCATGGCCAACGAGACCACCGACACCATCATCCGCGCGCTCGGGAAAAAGATTCTCGAAAAGCCGGAGCGTCCCAAGGTCGATTTCGATGCCAAGACCATCACGCTAACATGGCCCGACGGAGAAACCTCGACGGTTTCAAACTCCGCGTTGCGCCGCGCCTGTTCCTGTGCGCTGTGCGTCGATGAGATGACCCGCGCCCCGTTGCTCGATCCCAAGACGATCCCCATGGACATCCATGCGGAGAAGATCGGCATCATCGGCAACTATGCGGTCATGGTTGATTGGTCGGATGGACACAACACGGGCTTCTTCCCGTATTCGGTGATCCGGAGTCTTGCCGCCGCGCAGGGGCAGAAGGGGTGCGGTTCGGCCTCTTGCGGGTGCGCCGGCTAG
- a CDS encoding ABC-type transport auxiliary lipoprotein family protein, producing the protein MSTLKQTFTLVACASVLLVTGCVKLWRKNLEIKTYMVEVRREAEAVQAPLAQKLWIDSVHVLPPYNIRNLILRKSDVEFTTSYYTELLMSPSENFRNGFFTWFSASGIFDDVSVVERKGMSHSLVVSVLEFYGDTTDHQTVLKIKATLFDEKTDGMRVLFSKDYQRRIQMPEASAEELIRAYNEAFTKILSDCEQDVVAALQ; encoded by the coding sequence ATGTCTACCTTGAAGCAAACATTCACTTTGGTTGCCTGCGCATCGGTTCTGCTGGTTACCGGTTGTGTCAAACTCTGGCGGAAAAACCTCGAGATCAAAACCTACATGGTCGAGGTGCGGCGCGAAGCAGAGGCGGTGCAAGCGCCGCTGGCCCAAAAGCTGTGGATCGATTCCGTCCATGTTCTGCCGCCCTACAACATCCGGAACCTCATCCTGCGGAAGAGCGATGTGGAGTTTACCACGAGCTACTATACCGAGTTGCTGATGTCGCCCTCGGAAAACTTCCGCAACGGATTCTTCACCTGGTTTTCCGCCAGTGGAATTTTCGACGATGTCTCGGTGGTTGAACGCAAGGGGATGAGCCACAGCCTGGTCGTATCGGTTCTCGAATTCTACGGGGATACGACCGACCACCAAACGGTCTTGAAAATCAAGGCCACGTTGTTCGATGAAAAGACCGACGGCATGCGGGTGCTCTTTTCCAAGGACTACCAGCGGCGCATCCAAATGCCCGAAGCCAGCGCCGAGGAGCTGATCCGCGCCTACAACGAGGCGTTT
- the sufD gene encoding Fe-S cluster assembly protein SufD, whose translation MSNKEFRMLKELREKAEASFKANGFPSTKEELWRFTDVSAVARAEFSGAWKPAELAFQPLGRIVVVFENGKLSREKSNLGDLPPGVRIGSILDLVDPRIGSLANSQSAFVSANTAYFTDGAFLEVNDGVELDEPIHLVFLADADGAAFHLRNVVSIGHNAKATVVEEYIGEADLSYWTNAVTEVFVADGGKADHFKVQREGTAAFHFQTLEAHVGADAVFSNHSVAIGSALGRNDIRGKLTGEGGEAICNGLCLLKGKQHFDTHLFMDHAVAKCNSHELYKGILDDKAHSVFCGRILVQQDAQQTDAVQNNKNLLLSRKAKVNTLPQLEIYADDVKCTHGATVGQLDDTALYYLQTRGIDPQQGQAMLTFAFANEVLDEVKCKPVKTYIEGLVHDWLEKVSV comes from the coding sequence ATGTCGAACAAGGAATTTCGAATGTTGAAGGAATTAAGAGAAAAGGCAGAGGCCAGTTTCAAGGCGAACGGCTTCCCGTCCACCAAGGAAGAGCTCTGGCGCTTCACGGATGTTTCGGCCGTGGCCAGGGCCGAGTTTTCCGGCGCGTGGAAACCGGCCGAACTCGCCTTCCAGCCGTTGGGTCGGATCGTGGTCGTTTTTGAAAACGGCAAGCTGTCGCGCGAAAAGTCGAACCTTGGCGATTTGCCGCCCGGCGTCCGCATCGGTTCAATCCTTGATTTGGTTGATCCGCGCATCGGATCATTGGCCAACTCGCAAAGCGCGTTCGTCTCCGCCAACACCGCCTATTTCACCGACGGTGCCTTTCTCGAGGTGAACGATGGAGTTGAACTCGACGAGCCGATCCATCTGGTGTTCCTCGCGGATGCCGATGGCGCAGCCTTTCACCTGCGCAACGTTGTATCCATCGGGCATAATGCAAAGGCAACGGTTGTCGAGGAATACATTGGCGAGGCGGATTTGTCCTATTGGACGAACGCCGTGACCGAGGTTTTTGTGGCCGACGGCGGGAAGGCCGACCATTTCAAGGTCCAGCGCGAAGGCACCGCCGCCTTCCATTTCCAGACCCTGGAGGCGCACGTTGGGGCAGACGCGGTGTTCAGCAACCATTCGGTGGCGATTGGGTCGGCGCTGGGGCGCAACGATATCCGCGGCAAGCTGACCGGCGAAGGCGGCGAAGCCATCTGCAACGGGCTCTGCCTGCTGAAGGGCAAGCAGCATTTCGATACGCACCTGTTCATGGATCATGCGGTTGCGAAATGCAACAGCCACGAACTCTACAAGGGCATTCTCGACGACAAGGCCCACTCGGTTTTTTGCGGGCGCATCCTCGTGCAGCAGGACGCGCAGCAGACCGATGCCGTCCAGAATAACAAGAACCTGTTGCTCAGCCGGAAGGCCAAGGTCAACACGCTGCCGCAGCTCGAGATCTATGCCGACGACGTCAAGTGCACGCACGGCGCGACGGTGGGGCAGTTGGATGACACCGCGCTCTACTATCTGCAGACGCGCGGCATCGATCCGCAACAGGGGCAAGCCATGCTCACCTTTGCATTCGCCAACGAGGTGCTCGACGAAGTGAAGTGCAAGCCGGTCAAGACCTATATTGAAGGTCTGGTTCACGATTGGCTCGAAAAGGTTTCCGTATGA
- a CDS encoding ABC transporter permease yields the protein MKNHASSGNATCSGGLTGRQLQLSVSGRLDAAAASSLWPRLHRQLRQKGIESIILEGSGIEYCDGAGSALLVYVRQAARRLNAQLEFQGLQPGIAGMLELYPIHEWAEPDVPSPASGRGLVEEIGKTFWTTLMGLRDHIAFLGELSLGLAKAIVRPAGVRAKDFLIVVEESGPKALPIISMLGFLVGLIMAFQGAVLMKQFGAEIYIADFVGISVARELGPLITAIIVAGRTGSAFAAELGTMKVNEEIDALTTMGLDPVRFLVIPRVLAATLMTPLLAVMTNLAGFMGGAVVMKGLQFPLVTYVNRLLGAVTAADYLGGLAKALVFGFLIAAAGCNCGLRTGEGASAVGNSATRAVVSSITMIVIADGIFAVLFYYLGI from the coding sequence ATGAAAAACCATGCCTCCAGCGGCAATGCAACCTGTTCGGGCGGTTTGACCGGCCGCCAGTTGCAGTTGTCGGTGTCGGGGCGTCTGGATGCCGCCGCCGCTTCCTCGTTGTGGCCGCGCCTCCATCGTCAGCTAAGGCAGAAGGGCATCGAGTCGATCATCCTGGAGGGCTCGGGCATCGAATATTGCGATGGTGCGGGCTCCGCCTTGCTGGTCTATGTCCGCCAAGCCGCGCGCCGGCTGAATGCCCAACTCGAATTCCAGGGCTTGCAGCCCGGTATTGCCGGCATGCTGGAGCTTTATCCCATCCATGAATGGGCGGAACCGGACGTGCCCTCGCCCGCAAGCGGGCGCGGCCTGGTGGAGGAGATTGGCAAAACCTTTTGGACAACGTTGATGGGCCTGAGGGACCACATTGCCTTTTTGGGGGAACTCTCCCTCGGCCTGGCCAAGGCCATCGTTCGTCCAGCCGGGGTGCGGGCAAAGGATTTCCTGATTGTCGTCGAAGAGAGTGGTCCCAAGGCCCTGCCGATCATCAGCATGCTGGGTTTTCTGGTGGGCTTGATCATGGCATTCCAGGGCGCGGTGCTGATGAAGCAGTTTGGCGCCGAAATCTATATCGCCGATTTTGTCGGCATCTCCGTGGCCCGCGAGCTGGGGCCGCTGATTACGGCCATCATTGTCGCCGGCCGCACCGGATCGGCCTTCGCGGCCGAGCTCGGGACGATGAAGGTGAACGAGGAGATCGACGCCTTGACCACCATGGGGCTCGATCCGGTTCGGTTCCTCGTGATCCCGCGGGTACTGGCCGCCACGCTCATGACCCCGTTGCTGGCCGTGATGACCAATCTGGCCGGATTCATGGGCGGTGCGGTGGTGATGAAGGGCCTGCAATTTCCGCTGGTCACCTATGTGAACCGCCTGCTCGGCGCGGTTACTGCGGCCGACTATCTTGGCGGGTTGGCCAAGGCGCTCGTGTTTGGGTTCCTTATTGCCGCCGCCGGATGCAATTGCGGACTGCGTACCGGCGAGGGCGCCAGCGCCGTCGGCAACTCCGCCACGCGCGCGGTGGTGAGCTCCATCACCATGATTGTCATTGCCGACGGCATCTTCGCCGTCCTGTTCTACTACCTGGGAATCTGA
- the sufC gene encoding Fe-S cluster assembly ATPase SufC encodes MALLEIKDLHASVADKPILKGINLTIKPGEVHAIMGPNGSGKSTLSNVLAGNEAYVKTGGQVLFDGVDIDELAAHERACAGMFLAFQYPVEIAGISNMYFLKAAVNAVRKYQGKEQLDAMDFLDLVEEKKKVVKIRDDLLERAVNSGFSGGEKKRNEIFQMAMLEPRLGILDETDSGLDIDALRIVSDGVNALRSEERGFLVITHYQRLLDYIVPDHVHVLVHGQIVKSGGKDLALELEDEGYASWLGEEGA; translated from the coding sequence ATGGCACTACTAGAAATAAAAGACCTGCACGCGAGTGTGGCGGACAAGCCGATCCTCAAGGGGATCAACCTGACGATCAAGCCCGGCGAGGTGCATGCGATCATGGGGCCGAACGGTTCGGGGAAAAGCACGCTCTCGAACGTGCTGGCCGGCAACGAGGCCTATGTGAAAACGGGCGGGCAGGTGTTGTTCGACGGGGTCGACATCGACGAACTGGCGGCGCACGAGCGGGCCTGCGCCGGGATGTTCCTGGCGTTCCAGTATCCGGTGGAGATCGCCGGCATCAGCAACATGTATTTCCTCAAGGCGGCCGTGAACGCTGTCCGGAAATACCAGGGCAAGGAGCAACTCGACGCCATGGATTTCCTCGATCTGGTCGAGGAAAAGAAAAAGGTGGTGAAGATTCGCGACGATCTGCTGGAGCGTGCGGTAAACTCGGGCTTTTCCGGTGGCGAAAAGAAGCGCAACGAAATTTTCCAGATGGCCATGCTGGAACCCCGGCTTGGGATCCTCGACGAAACCGATTCCGGCCTGGATATCGATGCGCTGCGTATTGTTTCCGACGGTGTGAATGCGTTGCGTTCCGAGGAGCGCGGCTTCCTGGTCATCACGCACTACCAGCGCCTGCTCGACTACATTGTTCCCGACCATGTCCATGTTCTGGTTCATGGGCAGATCGTGAAGTCGGGCGGCAAGGATTTGGCGCTGGAACTCGAAGACGAAGGCTATGCCTCCTGGCTCGGCGAAGAAGGGGCCTAA